From a single Stackebrandtia endophytica genomic region:
- the cobA gene encoding uroporphyrinogen-III C-methyltransferase yields MYPLGLRLVGRRVLVVGGGRVAHRRIPRLLEAGADVVLVSPAAHIALEALADAEALRWHRREFTPSDLAGAWLVLAATDDSGVNSEISALAEDARIFCVRSDDASAATAWTPAVGRHDGLTVATFADNDPRRAAALRDAVADRWEAGDLVAPRFRPAAQPVPAVTLIGGGPGDADLITVAGRRAVRAADVVIADRLAPAALLEDLPDEVEIIDAAKIPYGRQLDQDRIIELMIERALAGKAVARLKGGDGFVFGRGGEELDAATAAGIAVRVIPGVSSALAAPALVGVPVTERGVVHDFTVISGHLAPDDPGTLVDWDRLAAGRGTLVLLMGVRHLAAIAARLIAGGRDAETPVVAVMDAASARQREVRARLADVADADITSPAVIVIGEVARVR; encoded by the coding sequence ATGTATCCGCTGGGACTGCGGTTGGTCGGTCGGCGTGTTCTGGTGGTCGGCGGCGGTCGGGTCGCCCATCGTCGCATTCCGCGACTGTTGGAGGCCGGGGCCGACGTGGTCCTGGTGTCGCCGGCGGCGCACATCGCGTTGGAGGCGTTGGCCGACGCCGAGGCGTTGCGGTGGCATCGTCGAGAGTTCACTCCGTCCGACCTCGCCGGTGCCTGGCTGGTGTTGGCGGCCACCGATGACTCCGGTGTCAATTCCGAGATCTCCGCGTTGGCCGAGGATGCCCGGATCTTCTGTGTCCGATCCGATGACGCGTCCGCCGCGACCGCCTGGACCCCGGCGGTGGGGCGCCATGACGGCTTGACGGTCGCCACCTTCGCCGACAACGATCCTCGTCGGGCCGCGGCGCTGCGCGACGCCGTCGCCGACCGTTGGGAGGCGGGCGATCTGGTGGCACCGCGGTTTCGTCCGGCCGCGCAACCGGTCCCGGCGGTGACGTTGATCGGTGGCGGCCCCGGTGACGCGGACCTGATCACGGTCGCCGGACGGCGCGCGGTGCGGGCCGCCGACGTCGTGATCGCCGACCGGTTGGCTCCGGCGGCGCTGCTGGAGGATCTGCCCGACGAGGTGGAGATCATCGACGCCGCGAAGATTCCGTACGGTCGGCAGTTGGATCAGGATCGCATCATCGAGCTGATGATCGAGCGCGCACTGGCGGGTAAGGCGGTGGCGCGGCTCAAGGGCGGCGACGGTTTCGTGTTCGGTCGCGGGGGCGAGGAGTTGGACGCGGCCACCGCGGCGGGCATCGCGGTGCGGGTGATTCCCGGGGTCAGCAGCGCGTTGGCGGCTCCCGCGTTGGTGGGTGTTCCGGTGACCGAACGCGGCGTGGTTCACGACTTCACGGTGATCAGTGGTCATCTGGCGCCCGATGACCCGGGCACCCTGGTCGACTGGGACCGGTTGGCGGCCGGTCGCGGAACCCTGGTGCTGTTGATGGGGGTGCGTCATCTGGCCGCGATCGCCGCCCGGCTGATCGCCGGTGGCCGTGACGCCGAGACTCCGGTGGTGGCGGTGATGGACGCGGCCTCCGCGCGACAACGCGAGGTCCGGGCCCGCCTCGCCGATGTGGCCGACGCCGACATCACGTCGCCGGCGGTCATCGTGATCGGTGAGGTGGCCCGGGTCAGGTAG
- a CDS encoding carbohydrate ABC transporter permease, with the protein MSTKVEPVVLAKRARKRFSRPWASLTAIIIAVLWTTPTFGLLLSSFRPEEEIKTTGWWTFFTNPNFTINNYNEVLYGSGSSGRLASAFINSLVITVPSVLFPIAFAALAAYALSWVEFRGRDWVFIGIFALQVVPLQMALVPLLSFFSQGVEVGGITLMPAWGLQGEWKFVQVWFAHTAFGLPLAVFLLHNFMSELPGSVIESARVDGASHGAIFRKIVLPLITPALASLAIFQFLWVWNDLLVALVFASGSETSPLTARLADMAGSRGNEWQRLTAGAFVSIIVPVAVFLGLQRYFVRGLLAGGVKG; encoded by the coding sequence ATGAGTACCAAAGTAGAACCCGTCGTCCTGGCCAAGCGTGCCAGAAAGCGGTTCTCGCGGCCATGGGCCAGCTTGACCGCGATCATCATCGCTGTACTGTGGACCACCCCTACTTTCGGTCTGCTGTTGTCGTCCTTCCGCCCCGAGGAGGAGATCAAGACCACCGGCTGGTGGACGTTCTTCACCAACCCGAACTTCACCATCAACAACTACAACGAGGTGCTGTACGGCAGCGGCTCCAGCGGTCGGCTCGCCTCGGCGTTCATCAACTCGTTGGTCATCACCGTCCCGTCGGTGCTGTTCCCCATCGCGTTCGCGGCGCTGGCCGCCTACGCACTGTCCTGGGTGGAGTTCCGAGGCAGGGACTGGGTGTTCATCGGCATCTTCGCCCTCCAAGTGGTTCCGCTGCAGATGGCGCTGGTTCCGCTGCTGAGCTTCTTCTCCCAGGGCGTCGAGGTCGGCGGAATCACCCTGATGCCCGCCTGGGGACTGCAAGGAGAGTGGAAGTTCGTTCAAGTGTGGTTCGCCCACACCGCGTTCGGGCTGCCACTGGCGGTGTTCCTGCTGCACAACTTCATGTCGGAGCTGCCCGGCTCGGTCATCGAGTCGGCCCGCGTCGACGGTGCCAGCCACGGCGCGATCTTCCGTAAGATCGTGCTGCCGCTGATCACGCCCGCTCTGGCCTCGCTGGCCATCTTCCAGTTCCTCTGGGTCTGGAACGACCTGCTGGTGGCGTTGGTCTTCGCATCCGGTTCGGAGACCAGTCCGCTGACGGCACGACTGGCCGACATGGCCGGCAGCCGAGGCAACGAATGGCAACGACTGACCGCCGGTGCCTTCGTCTCGATCATCGTCCCGGTCGCGGTGTTCCTCGGCTTGCAGCGCTACTTCGTTCGCGGCCTGCTCGCCGGTGGCGTCAAGGGTTGA
- a CDS encoding carbohydrate ABC transporter permease — translation MNLTDQLSKFGVLGIGLAAFVLVVLAVLYVGNIVPHRPKSLTAGMVFLIPTLILVGIGLVVPAIRTTILSFGDRKGEGNVGFANYEWVFTDPEILSVVRNSAIWVILTPLLATAVGLVYATIIDRSPFEKLAKTLVFLPMAISFVGAAIIWKFVYDYKQIGNQIGLLNQIVVWIFGEGSAQHWLAVPFWNNLFLIVVMVWIQAGFATVVLSAAIKGVPSEITEAARLDGVNAWQMFWKVTIPSIRPAIVVVMVTMSIAALKLFDIVRTMTGGGDGTSVLAYEMYSQSFPGQQTGRGAALAVVLFILVIPIIIYQVRNLRQRKEVR, via the coding sequence ATGAACCTGACTGATCAACTGTCGAAGTTCGGCGTGCTCGGGATCGGCCTTGCCGCCTTCGTCCTTGTCGTTCTGGCCGTCCTGTACGTCGGCAACATCGTTCCGCACCGCCCCAAGAGCCTGACCGCCGGAATGGTCTTCCTGATCCCCACGCTGATCCTGGTGGGCATCGGCCTGGTGGTCCCGGCGATCCGCACCACCATTCTGTCCTTTGGGGACAGAAAGGGTGAGGGCAATGTCGGATTCGCCAACTACGAATGGGTCTTCACCGACCCCGAGATACTCTCGGTCGTCCGAAACAGCGCGATCTGGGTCATCCTGACGCCGCTGTTGGCCACCGCGGTAGGCCTGGTCTACGCCACCATCATCGACCGGTCCCCCTTCGAGAAGCTGGCGAAGACCCTGGTCTTCTTGCCGATGGCGATCTCATTCGTCGGCGCGGCCATCATCTGGAAGTTCGTCTACGACTACAAGCAGATCGGCAACCAGATCGGTCTGCTGAACCAGATCGTGGTCTGGATCTTCGGTGAGGGCAGCGCACAACACTGGCTGGCCGTTCCCTTCTGGAACAACCTGTTCCTGATCGTCGTGATGGTCTGGATCCAAGCCGGTTTCGCCACCGTCGTACTCTCGGCCGCCATCAAGGGCGTCCCGTCGGAGATCACCGAGGCCGCCCGACTGGACGGCGTCAACGCCTGGCAGATGTTCTGGAAGGTGACCATTCCGTCGATTCGGCCGGCGATCGTCGTGGTCATGGTGACCATGTCCATCGCGGCGCTGAAACTGTTCGACATCGTGCGAACCATGACCGGCGGCGGAGACGGCACCAGTGTGCTGGCCTACGAGATGTACTCGCAGTCGTTCCCCGGTCAGCAGACCGGGCGCGGTGCCGCACTCGCGGTCGTGCTGTTCATCCTGGTCATCCCGATCATCATCTACCAAGTCCGTAACCTGCGGCAACGCAAAGAGGTCCGATGA
- a CDS encoding ABC transporter substrate-binding protein produces MTIQKRLRLAGVASIGTCAALAISACGAPTEDNALSEEETDCATYEEFGDFTEERPSVSIYTPITDAEADSYEAAWAPFVECTGIQVLYEGSNEFEAQIEVRVSGGDAPDIAAFPQPGLMARYQDQMVPASPELEARATEGWSEDWLQYGSFDGELYAQPLSANLKSLVWYSPSYFAENGYEVPATWDDLIALSDTIAGGDMKPWCAGIDSGDATGWPVTDWVEDMLLRESGGDVYDQWVNHEIPFNDPQIVAAVDKAGSILKNEDYMNGGYGDVSSMTGVSFEEGGLPIASGDCAMHRQASFYSAQWPDTVTVGPDADVFAFHLPGNSADETPLLGGGEYVAAFRDAPEVDAFRQYLASPLFANARMKTGPWASAHSGADPANAVDPLMQMTVELFQDPEAEFRFDGSDLMPGDIGSKAFFEQMTDWIKGKSTKDALDAIENAWED; encoded by the coding sequence ATGACAATCCAAAAACGACTGCGGCTTGCTGGCGTGGCCAGCATCGGCACCTGCGCCGCCCTCGCGATCAGCGCGTGCGGCGCCCCTACCGAGGACAATGCACTGTCCGAAGAGGAAACGGACTGTGCCACCTATGAGGAGTTCGGTGACTTCACCGAGGAACGCCCCTCCGTATCGATTTACACCCCCATCACCGACGCCGAAGCCGACTCCTATGAAGCGGCCTGGGCGCCTTTTGTGGAATGCACCGGCATCCAGGTGCTTTACGAAGGCAGCAACGAGTTCGAGGCACAAATCGAAGTCCGCGTCAGTGGCGGTGACGCACCGGACATCGCGGCATTCCCCCAGCCGGGTCTGATGGCGCGGTACCAGGACCAGATGGTCCCCGCCTCCCCCGAGCTGGAGGCTCGCGCCACCGAGGGCTGGAGCGAGGACTGGCTGCAGTACGGCAGCTTCGACGGAGAGTTGTACGCACAACCGTTGAGCGCCAACCTGAAGTCGCTGGTGTGGTACTCACCGAGCTACTTCGCCGAGAACGGCTACGAAGTCCCCGCCACCTGGGACGACCTCATCGCCCTGTCCGACACCATCGCCGGCGGCGACATGAAGCCCTGGTGCGCCGGAATCGACAGTGGTGACGCCACCGGTTGGCCGGTCACCGACTGGGTCGAGGACATGCTGCTGCGGGAGTCCGGCGGCGACGTGTACGACCAGTGGGTCAACCACGAGATCCCCTTCAACGACCCGCAGATCGTCGCGGCCGTCGACAAGGCCGGTTCCATCCTCAAGAACGAGGACTACATGAACGGCGGCTACGGTGACGTCAGCTCCATGACCGGTGTGTCCTTCGAGGAGGGCGGCCTGCCGATCGCCTCGGGCGACTGCGCCATGCACCGCCAGGCCTCGTTCTACAGCGCCCAGTGGCCCGACACGGTCACGGTCGGACCGGACGCGGACGTCTTCGCCTTCCACCTGCCCGGCAACAGCGCCGACGAGACCCCGCTGCTGGGTGGCGGCGAGTACGTCGCGGCCTTCCGCGACGCCCCCGAAGTCGACGCGTTCCGCCAGTACCTGGCCAGCCCGCTGTTCGCCAACGCACGCATGAAGACCGGCCCTTGGGCATCCGCCCACTCCGGCGCCGACCCGGCCAACGCGGTCGACCCGTTGATGCAGATGACGGTCGAGCTGTTCCAGGACCCCGAGGCGGAGTTCCGGTTCGACGGCTCCGACCTGATGCCCGGTGACATCGGATCGAAGGCCTTCTTCGAGCAGATGACCGACTGGATCAAGGGCAAATCCACCAAGGATGCCCTCGACGCCATCGAAAACGCCTGGGAGGACTGA
- the otsB gene encoding trehalose-phosphatase — protein sequence MNHIVPPAAAFDPALKAALTQLARVPQLLVACDYDGTLAPIVTDPSAAAPRPESVTALRALAGLPNTKVAVISGRALRDLAALSRLPSEVHLVGSHGSEFDIGFVHALSPEQVSLRNKLIETLTAIASGHPGIRLELKPAGAALHTREADADVTATVVGEVQSGPAAWDNIQVTEGKEVLDLSVVTTHKGHALDTLRHQLGASAVLFIGDDVTDENAFNHLHGPDVGVRVGDGDSKATHRVNDTTEVAQLLATLLDIRRTWLHGEDAQPIERHSMLSDGANCALLTPDARINWLCHPRPDSGALFSALLGGPPAGYFSVRPVADGIPQGQRYVRGTMTVETKWAGLTVTDWLDATPRRYGDSHSTILVREVSGRIPTRIEFAPRPDFGQMPVRIEPYDDGLYVYGDNEPMTLRSPGVHWEISSEGDQDIATAVVDLTDEGGTVTLELRCGSDDTGATNAELAQRRTETEQPYRDWLETLQLPELDTNMVARSALTLKGLCYEPTGAILAAATTSLPEHLGGVRNWDYRFCWLRDGSMTARALVDLGSLAEAENFFGWVASVVERTGGHPERLAPLYTIDAQPLGPEAVIDSLPGYAGSRPVRISNAANRQVQLDVFGPVADLVAAVADQRGSLTEFEATVITSMADAVERRWHEPDHGVWEARQAPRHHVYSKVMCWSTIDHAIRLSEKYGMEAKPTWRQLRDTIAEDVVEKGWHDEVGAYTAAYGDVDLDAASLWIGISGLLPPDDPRFIKTVNAIEAGLRSGPTVYRYLRDDGLPGTEGGFILCASWLAEAYLLIGRVADARELYQQILDCAGPTGLLAEEWDPLAERALGNHPQAYSHLGLIRCALLLDGADQTSE from the coding sequence ATGAACCATATCGTTCCACCCGCCGCCGCCTTCGATCCAGCGTTGAAGGCGGCGTTGACCCAGCTGGCCAGGGTTCCTCAACTGCTGGTCGCCTGTGACTACGACGGGACACTCGCACCGATCGTCACCGATCCGTCGGCGGCGGCTCCCCGGCCCGAATCCGTGACGGCGCTTCGCGCGCTGGCAGGACTTCCCAACACCAAGGTGGCGGTGATCTCCGGCCGGGCCCTGCGGGATCTGGCGGCACTGTCCCGGCTGCCCAGCGAAGTTCACCTGGTCGGCTCCCACGGTTCGGAGTTCGATATCGGGTTCGTCCACGCCCTGTCGCCCGAACAGGTGAGCCTGCGCAACAAGTTGATCGAAACGCTCACCGCGATCGCCTCCGGTCACCCCGGTATCCGGTTGGAGTTGAAGCCGGCCGGAGCCGCCCTCCACACCCGGGAGGCCGATGCCGACGTCACCGCCACGGTGGTCGGCGAGGTGCAGTCGGGTCCGGCGGCCTGGGACAACATCCAGGTCACCGAGGGCAAGGAGGTATTGGACCTCTCCGTGGTGACCACCCACAAGGGACATGCGCTGGACACGTTGCGCCACCAGCTCGGTGCTTCGGCGGTGCTGTTCATCGGTGACGACGTCACCGATGAGAACGCCTTCAACCACCTGCACGGCCCCGACGTCGGAGTCCGCGTCGGCGACGGCGACAGCAAGGCGACCCACCGCGTCAACGACACCACCGAGGTGGCGCAGCTGCTGGCCACCCTGCTCGACATCCGACGCACCTGGCTGCACGGCGAGGACGCCCAGCCCATCGAACGGCACTCGATGCTGTCCGACGGGGCGAACTGCGCGCTGCTGACCCCCGACGCCCGCATCAACTGGCTGTGTCACCCGCGACCCGACTCCGGTGCCCTGTTCTCGGCGCTGCTGGGCGGACCGCCGGCGGGCTACTTCTCGGTGCGGCCGGTCGCCGACGGCATTCCGCAGGGCCAGCGCTACGTGCGCGGCACCATGACGGTGGAGACCAAGTGGGCCGGGCTCACCGTGACCGACTGGCTGGACGCGACGCCACGCCGCTACGGTGACTCGCACTCGACGATCCTGGTTCGCGAGGTGTCGGGCCGGATCCCGACCCGCATCGAGTTCGCGCCCCGTCCGGACTTCGGCCAGATGCCGGTGCGCATCGAGCCCTACGACGACGGCCTGTACGTCTACGGCGACAACGAACCGATGACGCTGCGCTCCCCCGGAGTGCACTGGGAGATCAGTTCCGAAGGCGACCAGGACATCGCCACCGCCGTAGTCGACCTGACCGACGAGGGCGGCACGGTGACGCTGGAGCTGCGGTGCGGTTCCGACGACACCGGCGCCACCAATGCGGAACTGGCTCAGCGTCGCACCGAGACCGAGCAGCCGTACCGGGACTGGCTGGAGACGCTGCAGCTGCCCGAATTGGACACCAACATGGTGGCGCGCAGCGCGTTGACGTTGAAGGGGCTGTGTTACGAACCCACCGGCGCCATCCTGGCGGCGGCGACGACGTCGCTGCCGGAGCACCTGGGCGGTGTCCGCAACTGGGACTACCGGTTCTGTTGGCTTCGCGACGGTTCGATGACGGCCCGCGCGCTAGTCGACCTGGGCTCGCTGGCCGAGGCGGAGAACTTCTTCGGCTGGGTCGCGTCGGTGGTGGAACGCACCGGCGGCCATCCCGAGCGGCTCGCACCGTTGTACACGATCGACGCTCAGCCACTCGGCCCCGAAGCGGTGATCGACTCGTTGCCCGGCTACGCCGGATCCCGTCCGGTGCGCATCTCCAACGCCGCCAACCGACAGGTACAACTGGACGTGTTCGGACCGGTGGCCGACCTGGTGGCGGCGGTCGCCGACCAGCGCGGCAGCCTCACCGAGTTCGAGGCCACGGTGATCACGTCGATGGCCGACGCGGTCGAGCGCCGCTGGCACGAACCCGACCACGGTGTGTGGGAGGCACGGCAGGCGCCCCGACACCACGTCTACTCCAAGGTCATGTGCTGGAGCACGATCGACCACGCGATCCGGTTGTCGGAGAAGTACGGCATGGAGGCGAAGCCGACGTGGCGGCAGCTGCGCGACACCATCGCCGAGGACGTCGTGGAGAAGGGGTGGCACGACGAGGTCGGGGCCTACACCGCGGCCTACGGCGACGTCGACCTCGACGCGGCGAGCCTGTGGATCGGCATCTCGGGGCTGCTGCCGCCCGACGACCCCCGGTTCATCAAGACCGTGAACGCCATCGAGGCGGGGCTGCGCAGCGGTCCCACGGTGTACCGATACCTGCGTGACGACGGTCTGCCGGGCACCGAGGGTGGCTTCATCCTGTGTGCTTCGTGGCTGGCCGAGGCGTACCTGTTGATCGGCCGCGTCGCCGACGCGCGCGAGTTGTATCAACAGATCCTCGACTGTGCCGGCCCGACCGGGCTGCTGGCCGAGGAGTGGGACCCGTTGGCCGAACGCGCGTTGGGCAACCACCCGCAGGCCTATTCCCACCTGGGTTTGATCCGTTGTGCACTGCTGTTGGACGGCGCGGACCAGACCTCCGAGTGA
- a CDS encoding alpha,alpha-trehalose-phosphate synthase (UDP-forming): protein MSDSTASSFVVVANRLPVDRITTPGSDGDTWRRSPGGLVTALHPVLQAEAGTWIGWAGGEGPAPSPFTLDGMRLSPVPLDADELRNYYEGFSNATLWPLYHDAVEQPAFHRHWWKSYEQVNARFAERAAAEAAPNALVWVQDYQLQLVPAMLRRLRPDLRIGFFLHIPFPPTELFMQLPRRLDILRGLLGADVVGFQSPGAAQNFLRLTRQLLGLKPRAHIVEAEDGRPVRAESYPISIDTASVEQIAASDVVANRAKELRAELGDPKTIILGVDRLDYTKGIEQRLKAFRELLSNGELSVPDTVMVQVATPSRERIEHYRALRRTVEREVGRINGDFGRVGIPAVHYLHQSYSREELAALYLIADVMTVTPLRDGMNLVAKEYVASRLNNDGALVLSEFAGAAADLKQAFQVNPHDLDALKSVLVAAVRSPLDEQRRRMRAMRRYLRGHDVKHWARGFLTALGAPETATAYDSDNIRETST, encoded by the coding sequence ATGTCCGACTCCACCGCCAGCTCGTTCGTCGTCGTCGCGAACCGGCTGCCAGTCGACCGAATCACCACCCCCGGAAGCGATGGCGACACCTGGCGACGCAGCCCCGGAGGCCTGGTCACCGCGCTACACCCCGTCCTCCAGGCCGAAGCGGGCACCTGGATCGGTTGGGCCGGCGGCGAGGGCCCCGCACCGAGTCCGTTCACATTGGATGGAATGCGACTGTCCCCGGTCCCGTTGGACGCCGACGAGTTGCGCAACTACTACGAGGGCTTCTCCAACGCGACACTGTGGCCGCTGTACCACGACGCGGTGGAACAGCCGGCCTTCCACCGTCACTGGTGGAAGTCGTATGAACAGGTCAACGCCCGGTTCGCCGAACGTGCCGCCGCCGAGGCGGCGCCCAACGCCCTGGTCTGGGTGCAGGACTATCAGTTGCAGCTGGTCCCGGCGATGCTGCGCCGGTTGCGCCCCGATCTACGCATCGGGTTCTTCCTCCACATTCCCTTCCCACCGACCGAACTGTTCATGCAGTTGCCGCGTCGCCTCGACATCCTGCGCGGACTACTCGGCGCCGACGTGGTCGGATTCCAAAGTCCCGGCGCCGCTCAGAACTTCCTCCGGTTGACCAGACAACTGCTGGGACTCAAACCACGCGCCCACATCGTCGAGGCCGAGGACGGCCGCCCGGTGCGCGCCGAGTCCTATCCCATCTCCATCGACACCGCCAGCGTGGAACAGATCGCCGCCTCCGATGTGGTCGCCAATCGCGCCAAGGAACTGCGCGCCGAACTGGGCGACCCGAAGACGATCATCCTGGGCGTCGACCGCCTGGACTACACCAAGGGAATCGAGCAGCGCCTCAAGGCCTTCCGGGAGTTGCTGTCCAATGGTGAGCTCTCGGTGCCGGACACCGTGATGGTTCAGGTGGCGACCCCGAGCCGGGAACGCATCGAGCACTACCGCGCGTTGCGACGGACGGTGGAACGGGAGGTCGGCCGGATCAACGGCGACTTCGGGCGGGTGGGCATCCCCGCCGTGCACTACCTGCACCAGTCCTACAGCCGGGAGGAGTTGGCCGCGCTGTATCTGATCGCCGACGTCATGACCGTGACACCACTGCGCGACGGCATGAACCTGGTGGCCAAGGAATACGTGGCGTCGCGGCTCAACAACGACGGCGCGCTGGTTCTGTCGGAGTTCGCCGGGGCGGCCGCCGATCTGAAACAGGCGTTCCAGGTCAACCCGCACGACTTGGACGCGTTGAAGTCGGTGTTGGTGGCCGCGGTGCGGTCACCACTCGATGAACAGCGGCGACGCATGAGGGCGATGCGGCGTTACCTTCGAGGACATGATGTGAAACATTGGGCGCGCGGCTTTCTCACCGCCCTCGGGGCGCCGGAGACGGCCACCGCGTACGATTCCGACAATATTCGCGAAACGTCCACGTAA
- the ettA gene encoding energy-dependent translational throttle protein EttA — MAQYIFTMERARRAHGDKVVLDNVTLAFLPGAKIGVVGPNGAGKSSLLKIMAGLDHVTNGEAKLMPGYTVGMLAQEPPLDESKTVLGNIEDAVAETKAKLARFEQIAEEMATDYTDELMAEMGKLQEELDHSDAWDLDSKLEQAMDALRCPPGDEEVTHLSGGERRRVALCKLLLEQPDLLLLDEPTNHLDAESVLWLEQHLAAYPGTVVAITHDRYFLDHVAEWILELDRGRTHVYEGNYSTYLEKKAERMAVEGRKDVKLRKRLQGELEWVRSNAKARQTKSKARLERYEEMAAEADKTRKLDFEEIQIPPGPRLGNSVIEADNLVKGFDGRVLINGLSFNLPRNGIVGIIGPNGVGKTTLFKTIVGLEKPDSGSVKVGNTVELSYVDQSRSGLNGDKTVWEVVSDGLDYLMVGKVEMPSRAYVAAFGFKGPDQQKPTKVLSGGERNRLNLALTLKQGGNVLLLDEPTNDLDVETLSSLENALLEFPGCAVVISHDRMFLDRVATHILAWEGDEDAPSWFWFEGNFEAYEKNKVERLGPEAAKPHRVTHRKLTRD; from the coding sequence GTGGCCCAGTACATATTCACCATGGAACGTGCGCGACGTGCTCACGGAGACAAGGTGGTTCTTGACAATGTGACGCTGGCGTTTCTTCCCGGGGCGAAGATCGGCGTCGTCGGCCCCAACGGTGCTGGTAAATCCAGTCTCCTGAAGATCATGGCTGGCCTGGACCACGTCACCAACGGCGAGGCCAAGCTGATGCCCGGCTACACCGTCGGCATGCTGGCGCAGGAGCCGCCGCTGGACGAGTCCAAGACCGTCCTCGGCAACATCGAGGACGCGGTCGCCGAGACCAAGGCCAAGCTGGCTCGGTTCGAGCAGATCGCCGAGGAGATGGCCACCGACTACACCGATGAACTGATGGCCGAGATGGGCAAGCTCCAGGAGGAGCTCGACCACTCCGACGCGTGGGACCTGGACTCCAAATTGGAGCAGGCCATGGACGCGCTGCGCTGCCCGCCCGGCGATGAGGAGGTCACCCACCTCTCCGGTGGTGAACGCCGCCGTGTCGCGCTGTGCAAGCTGCTGCTGGAGCAGCCCGACCTGCTGCTGCTGGACGAGCCGACGAACCACCTCGACGCCGAGAGCGTCCTCTGGCTGGAGCAGCACCTCGCCGCCTACCCGGGCACCGTCGTGGCCATCACCCACGACCGCTACTTCCTCGACCACGTTGCCGAGTGGATTCTCGAACTCGACCGCGGCCGCACCCACGTCTACGAGGGCAACTACTCCACCTACCTGGAGAAGAAGGCCGAGCGGATGGCCGTTGAGGGCCGTAAGGACGTCAAGCTGCGCAAGCGGCTGCAGGGCGAGCTGGAGTGGGTGCGCTCCAACGCCAAGGCCCGCCAGACCAAGTCGAAGGCGCGTCTGGAGCGGTACGAGGAGATGGCCGCCGAGGCCGACAAGACTCGCAAGCTCGACTTCGAGGAGATCCAGATCCCGCCGGGCCCGCGCCTGGGCAACTCGGTCATCGAGGCCGACAACCTGGTCAAGGGCTTCGACGGCCGGGTCCTGATCAACGGCTTGAGCTTCAACCTGCCGCGCAACGGCATCGTCGGCATCATCGGTCCCAACGGTGTCGGTAAGACGACCCTGTTCAAGACGATCGTGGGTCTGGAGAAGCCGGACTCGGGCAGCGTGAAGGTCGGCAACACCGTCGAACTGTCCTATGTTGACCAGTCGCGGTCGGGCCTCAACGGTGACAAGACCGTCTGGGAGGTCGTATCCGATGGACTCGACTACCTGATGGTCGGCAAGGTCGAGATGCCCTCTCGCGCCTACGTCGCCGCCTTCGGTTTCAAGGGCCCCGACCAGCAGAAGCCCACCAAGGTGCTCTCCGGCGGTGAACGCAACCGGTTGAACCTGGCGTTGACGCTGAAGCAGGGCGGAAACGTCCTGCTGCTGGACGAACCGACGAACGACCTGGACGTCGAGACCCTGTCCTCGCTGGAGAACGCGCTGCTGGAGTTCCCCGGCTGCGCCGTGGTGATCTCCCACGACCGGATGTTCCTCGACCGCGTCGCGACACACATCCTCGCCTGGGAGGGCGATGAGGACGCGCCGAGCTGGTTCTGGTTCGAAGGCAACTTCGAGGCCTACGAGAAGAACAAGGTCGAGCGGTTGGGTCCCGAGGCCGCCAAGCCACACCGCGTCACCCACCGCAAGTTGACGAGGGACTAG
- a CDS encoding acyl-CoA thioesterase encodes MARYHFDCPLRWSDMDAFGHVNNARFLTLYEEARVALMFTAAKESGTDSFESGVVIARHEIDYLRPVDHGNKVYIEMWVEEIRNSSFTMAYELFANGVVASRARSVLVPYDLAAGRSRRINDVEREYLEVWRD; translated from the coding sequence ATGGCTCGGTACCACTTCGACTGTCCACTTCGCTGGTCCGATATGGACGCGTTCGGTCATGTGAACAACGCACGGTTCCTCACTCTGTACGAGGAGGCCCGTGTGGCGTTGATGTTCACTGCGGCTAAGGAGTCCGGGACGGACTCCTTCGAAAGCGGCGTGGTCATCGCCCGACACGAGATCGACTACCTGCGCCCCGTCGACCACGGCAACAAGGTCTACATCGAAATGTGGGTTGAGGAGATTCGAAACTCCTCGTTCACGATGGCCTACGAACTGTTCGCCAACGGTGTGGTCGCCAGCCGGGCCCGCTCGGTCCTGGTGCCCTACGACCTGGCGGCCGGCCGGTCCCGACGGATCAACGACGTCGAACGCGAGTACCTGGAAGTCTGGCGGGACTGA